The stretch of DNA GGCGTCATTatcttgattaaaaaaatcttttttgaataaaaaaatatcttttttattttttatcgtgtttggcaaatttctaataataaaagtaaaaacactaaaaaaataaaaaaaacatcgtTTTTGAGAAGgtataatttacatctttttttaaaagatttaaaaaaaagatgtttttcgtgtaataaataaacgaaaaagtacttttatattattatacccaaacataattgatagataaaaatatctttttgtatgaaatatccaaacataaaattacttttatttttttataaaatttttttaaaaaagataactcaaaaaaagatcttttttaaaaaactcaCCCAAACAAATTCTAACCTCTANNNNNNNNNNNNNNNNNNNNNNNNNNNNNNNNNNNNTCAAAATTGTTGTTTACTTGTTAAATTTGGTTTCGTGCTAATAATATCTCTATGTAAAAGggatttattcttttttttatttgaaataaaaaataactcacCAATAGTAATCCCATCTGGGTCTAACTTTGGTCATGCGGTTGTGGCCATGAGGATAATCACTTTCAGCTCTTCTGGCGTTTCGGAAAGCACAGCAACCAATGGAATAAATACAAATGAGGAACACAAGCACCACAACGTTCAGAACTGATATCTTGTGCCAATCTCTTCTGATGTTTTCAAGCACCCCAGCCTTGCACGAATCGCATTCGTAGCATAGCATTGTTGGGGCGCTGTTCCAACGATAGCAATCAGATTGTTGAGCAACCACTATTGTGTCCGGGTTGTAGTAATTGGTATTGCATGATGTTGGTGGATTACAGCATCCAGACTGCAGTCAAACATATAACTTATTATTGGATTCTCTTATGTTTAGACAACAAATCAAAAGGAGTAGatataaaccttttttttttttagtaaatattCAAGTTGatcttcaaaaaatttgatattagaNNNNNNNNNNNNNNNNNNNNNNNNNNNNNNNNNNNNATCTccaataagttttttttttttataaattctcaaaaattacttttatcaaacaaattaatctctttattattttagaaaggAGTTAATTTGTCTTATAGCAAtatattttaggattttatttgtcTATAATAAAAGCTTTTAGGAACGTATTATTTGTTCGAtgcatatattaaaaaattgatgaTTCAAGGTGAGCAAAAGATCAATTTGTTCTgccaaaataatttttgggaatttttaaagaataaaatttattggAGACTAAATGTAGAATCTAAACtttattatgaattaatttggatgaaactttttttttttttacatcaagTATATAATCCCAATAAAACATCTATATTGGCTTTTGATGTTGGTATAACAATTTTTTCCAGTTtggaatataattttttttatattttccttttgatTGACTTGTTTCATCAAACGAAAATATATCATAGGctaaaataataatgttaaaataatggTAAGGCTTATGACAAACTTTTGAACATTTTAGGATTAAGACTAAATTTTTATGCAAGGACTAAAGCTAAAAGTTACATATTTTacatgaatttaaaatttgttaaaactttatttttcatgaattaGACAACAAAGCAAAAAGAATAGCTACAAAAATGGGAATCAGTTTTTGATGTTACTGTCATTTTTTTCTGGTTTAGAATATAAATTTCACtacatatctaaatttttttatgaatcaagtccaattaaattaaacaataaaatttaaattaatactagctataattaatttttgttatattagactAACTTAGTTAGACTTAGTTAACAAAAAGAATTGGATGTATAGTATTATTCAaattcttttataaattttgttttgattaaCTACTTTCATCAAATGAAAATATATGTTAGGctaaaataataatgttaagTTAACGGTAAGGCTTaggacaaaaaaattaaatcttttaggACTAAGACTAAAACTAAGAGTTACATATTGtacatgaaattaaaattaaatttaattttaatatagtcTTAATGTGGATCAGTTTTACATATATAGTCgtattagaaaaaataactatttttatatgatcatgtgaataattatttaaaagaatgaacataattaaataaatatgtaaaatattttagaaattcGTATCTTCAATGTCttttctattaatattattcttttcgaacatatataaaaaaactcaaactaatgaaatttcaatttcaaaatttgaatccacaaaatatatgatataaaaaaaaaaaaaaaaaaaaaaaaataccaNNNNNNNNNNNNNNNNNNNNNNNCAGTGTACCTGTATGGGAGTCATATCCCTCTTTATATAATCAAAAGAGGTCCAAGAAGCAATCTTGGCACAAGTATTAGACCCCAAAATACACCCTCTAATAGTGCTCCAATATTGGGGATCCTTAACCCTACTCCTTAACCATGGTGAATAACCCCCAAGATGGTACTCCTTATACACCCTTCCAGGAACTTGAACTCCACCACCCTCGCCAGTCACAACGAAC from Arachis duranensis cultivar V14167 chromosome 4, aradu.V14167.gnm2.J7QH, whole genome shotgun sequence encodes:
- the LOC107484425 gene encoding tetraspanin-6-like produces the protein MQRFSNTVIGFLNFFTLLSSIPIIGAGLWMARSTTTCENFLQTPLLVIGFVVLVISLAGFIGSCFHVAWALWIYLAIMLLLMAALFGLTIFGFVVTGEGGGVQVPGRVYKEYHLGGYSPWLRSRVKDPQYWSTIRGCILGSNTCAKIASWTSFDYIKRDMTPIQSGCCNPPTSCNTNYYNPDTIVVAQQSDCYRWNSAPTMLCYECDSCKAGVLENIRRDWHKISVLNVVVLVFLICIYSIGCCAFRNARRAESDYPHGHNRMTKVRPRWDYYCWRWWYDKKEQLF